The Spodoptera frugiperda isolate SF20-4 chromosome 9, AGI-APGP_CSIRO_Sfru_2.0, whole genome shotgun sequence genome contains a region encoding:
- the LOC118270940 gene encoding uncharacterized protein LOC118270940: MFTKMKVAMNRLMKKGFPLKIENLQRSVSKFLEENPRPNPFKDNYPGDGWVKAFLKRHPNIVQRTSEGVTQSSANISEKDIRKWFAEIHEYLREIGLWQLLDDPTRVFNGDESGFQLCPKTGKVLAVKGTKNVYSIDTNNSKESITVMFTFSASGKACPPMVVYNYQRIPQKISDGIPKEWGVGRSDNGWMTSELFFEYIANVFHPYLLQTGVTLPVIYFLDGHKTHLTYSVSKLCKELGIELIALYPNATRILQPADVAVFRPVKAAWKDTARTWLLNNPGESITKVNFAGILDEALKKSIKPETLINGFKACGLVPFNPDAIDYEKCLGRDKHNQTKNPQHQELVLSFSQFRQIVGLTKLAQLETYKNVDSTNEDFQILHNIYDAFTSSFSNFERRRSPIPETSIIAQDSTHQAFETISEVQKIPQDDLIQISDLVDSNLSSNAFTKHFQDIPAELNMTTENYECQELRSDPEHPKLMIRDNNSATEQRSQDFEPIIPIVNTPVKENTRNTPVLQEQEKISDDASLLEKSPAFKIISNSQFAPFLTMPKTPERKGKRHTVRFPYAITSDKYRAMFNEQKEKKESELKIKEERKRVREENKIKKQNEKNNNVKSGRKKMKESTNTCKICSKPTKTNNRLICDMCSSIFHVKCVPNKHQEHVPEDITIDLFVCHVCYSAVNNDENEDEISLEEHSNDEANSNTEENLEAEILFDMYKQEILKM, translated from the coding sequence ATGTTCACGAAAATGAAGGTGGCAATGAATCGGTTAATGAAGAAGGGTTTTCctttaaaaattgaaaatttacAACGTAGTGTATCGAAATTTCTTGAAGAAAATCCACGGCCAAATCCTTTCAAGGATAATTATCCTGGGGATGGATGGGtaaaagcatttttaaagaGACACCCTAACATTGTCCAACGGACTAGTGAAGGGGTTACGCAGTCAAGCGCTAACATCTCCGAAAAAGACATACGTAAATGGTTTGCTGAGATACACGAGTATTTAAGAGAAATTGGTCTTTGGCAATTGTTAGATGACCCTACTCGTGTGTTTAATGGTGATGAAAGTGGCTTTCAGTTGTGCCCAAAAACAGGGAAAGTACTAGCGGTCAAAGgaactaaaaatgtatatagCATAGACACTAATAATTCAAAAGAGTCAATTACAGTCATGTTTACATTCTCAGCTTCTGGAAAAGCATGTCCACCCATGGTTGTCTACAACTACCAGCGAATTCCCCAAAAAATTTCTGATGGGATTCCAAAAGAATGGGGTGTAGGGCGAAGTGATAATGGGTGGATGACTTCAGAACTGTTTTTTGAGTACATAGCAAATGTTTTTCACCCATATTTACTCCAGACAGGCGTTACATTGCCAGTTATATATTTTCTTGATGGACACAAAACCCACCTCACCTACAGTGTAAGTAAGTTATGCAAAGAATTGGGCATTGAGCTAATCGCGTTGTACCCGAACGCAACGCGCATTCTACAGCCGGCTGACGTAGCTGTTTTTAGGCCGGTTAAGGCAGCTTGGAAAGATACAGCAAGGACCTGGCTCTTGAATAATCCGGGAGAGTCAATAACAAAGGTCAATTTCGCTGGTATCCTTGATGAAGCtcttaaaaaatctataaagcCGGAAACTTTGATCAACGGATTCAAAGCCTGTGGGTTGGTGCCTTTTAATCCTGATGCGATTGATTACGAAAAATGTTTGGGCAGGGATAAGCATAATCAGACTAAGAACCCCCAACATCAAGAACTTGTTTTATCGTTTTCTCAATTCCGCCAAATAGTTGGATTAACGAAACTAGCGCAGTTGGAAACTTACAAAAACGTAGATAGTACGAATGAAGATTTccaaattttacataatatttacgacGCTTTTACATCATCATTTTCAAATTTTGAAAGACGTCGTTCACCAATACCTGAAACATCAATTATTGCACAGGACTCTACTCATCAAGCATTTGAAACTATTTCAGAGGTTCAAAAGATACCACAAGATGATTTGATACAAATTTCAGATCTAGTTGATTCAAACTTATCTTCCAATGCTTTTACTAAGCATTTTCAAGATATTCCTGCAGAACTAAATATGACTACCGAGAACTATGAATGTCAAGAATTAAGGTCTGATCCAGAGCACCCAAAATTAATGATTCGCGATAATAATTCAGCTACAGAACAACGTTCACAAGATTTTGAACCAATAATACCAATAGTTAATACACCAGTCAAGGAAAATACCAGAAATACTCCTGTTTTACaagaacaagaaaaaatatctgATGATGCAAGTTTACTTGAGAAAAGTCctgcttttaaaattatatctaacAGTCAATTTGCCCCGTTTTTGACAATGCCTAAAACACCTGAAAGAAAAGGTAAAAGGCATACAGTAAGATTTCCATACGCAATAACATCAGACAAGTACAGAGCTATGTTTAATGAGcaaaaagagaaaaaagaatcagaattgaaaataaaagaagaaagaaagagagtaagagaagaaaacaaaataaaaaagcagaatgaaaaaaacaataatgtaaaGTCTGGTAGAAAGAAAATGAAGGAAAGTACAAATACCTGCAAAATATGTTCAAAACCTACAAAAACCAACAATCGTTTGATTTGCGATATGTGCTCCTCgatatttcatgttaaatgtgtTCCTAACAAACACCAAGAACATGTACCAGAAGACATAACTATAGATCTTTTTGTGTGCCACGTTTGTTACAGTGCAGTAAACAATGATGAAAATGAAGATGAGATAAGCTTGGAAGAACATTCTAACGATGAAGCCAATAGTAATACCGAAGAAAACTTAGAGGCAGAAATCCTTTTCGATATGTATAAACAAGAAATTCTGAAAATGTAA